The proteins below are encoded in one region of Castor canadensis chromosome 6, mCasCan1.hap1v2, whole genome shotgun sequence:
- the LOC141424239 gene encoding LOW QUALITY PROTEIN: uncharacterized protein (The sequence of the model RefSeq protein was modified relative to this genomic sequence to represent the inferred CDS: substituted 1 base at 1 genomic stop codon) — protein sequence MGQGQTTPKSLILSHFPEVKERALNAGLVIKKGKFDTFCSAEWPTFGVGWPIQGSLSLDLITKVKAVIFQPDNRGHPDQVSYILVWEDLVRNPPPWLTVFLTHPSSSAPGAKTPVTPALVIKEEEKLPLPTLTGPQIRASPSPSPVLPESSPLYPSLAGAEEDRPPPYVTPPGQASAPEEEISSSSSTGLAAGGGMGRRLRPRGIREREGEDGPPSSTQGEETVPTLPVRMMGQGGPGGGQQFQYWPFSSSDLYNWRTQNPPFSEDPKCLIDLLESIMHTHRPTWDDCHQLLNTLFTTEERERILNEARKNVLGDNGRPTTLQPAIDEAFPLRRPDWDFGTAEGRERLRIYRQTLMAGLRAAARRPTNFAKVKAVIQGENESPAGFLERLYEAYRQYTPIDPEADLHRSAVVLSFINQAAPDIRRKLNKQENLGEMTIREMLQVAEKVFTARETPEEREERQRKEDREAQEKLRKEDREFQAKENRKQQREMARIFLAGVRDQPRGGGHARTPDKEHCFYCKETGHWKRECPKLKGRRGFGRRPGENRERERAVEQARVLLAGEEDXRRRGSDPLPESWVTMHVEGKPMGFMVDTGAQYSVLNKAHGPLNKARTSVVQGATGTQLCTWTTKRKVNLGKHQVTHSFLVVPESPAPLLGRDLLTKIGAHIHFEPDGIIVTDREGSPIHVLSLSLADEHRLFESQQEPGGDMTHWVKRFPTAWAETAGTGLAKHLPPVVIQLKASALPIRVKQYPMPEEARRGIAPHIHRLIKEGVLRPCQSAWNTPLLPVRKPGSGDYRPVQDLRKVNERTEDIHPTVPNPYTLLSHLPPSQVWYTTLDLKDAFFSIPLSEISQPLFAFEWQEDGGQSGQLTWTRLPQGFKNSPTLFNEALSQDLEPFRRSHPRVTLLQYVDDLLLAAETREECIKATEHLLTELGELGYRASAKKTHICKRSVTYLGYRIADGARWLTDAMKQTILAIPSPTSTRGMREFLGSAGFCRLWIPGFAEIARPLYEATKEAPDWSWGEREQQAFDQLKDALLQAPALALPDPTRPFTLFVDEKKGVAKGVLTQQLGPWKRPVAYFSKKLDAVAAGWPPCLRIIAAIAVLVREADKLTFGQALWVTAPHPVEGILKQPPGKWMTNARLTHYQGLLLDSPRITFTDPVILNPATLLPNPELQTPVHNCKEFLSEVTQVRADLKDTPLSGCKLNWYTDGSSFFQDGARRAGAAVVDQEGNTVWSSALPPGTSAQKAELIALAEALERAKGKRVNIYTDSRYAFGTIHVHGAIYRERGFRTAEGKHLKNLAEVQRLLMAVEKPKAVAVMYVPGHQSAKTPEAVGNNRADQEAKRVAMVSPPMETGQPSTVAAIDVPVPELPPLPPRPEYSTEDFTWMRAHSPFREGEDGWKSDLEGKLILPEKLGRFLLANLHKSTHLGRRKLLDLLTSAQLRFPNQTIAVRQIVEDCASCTIMKPGRREGHHTG from the exons atgggacagggacaaacaaccccaaagtctctgatcctttctcactttccagaagttaaagaaagggccttaaatgcgggtctggtcatcaagaaaggtaagttcgacaccttttgttctgcagagtggcccacctttggagtcgggtggcccattcaaggttccctctccctagacctgatcactaaggttaaagcagtcatttttcagccagacaatcgaggccatccagaccaagtttcttacattttggtttgggaggatctggtgaggaaccctcccccttggttaacagtttttctgacccacccctccagttcggcccctggggctaaaaccccagtcacgcccgccttggtcataaaggaggaggaaaaacttcctcttcccaccttgaccggtcctcaaattagggcatctccttcaccatctccggtcttaccagagagttcccccctttacccatccctcgcaggggcagaggaagatcggccgcctccatacgtgactccccctggccaagccagtgccccggaggaggaaatttcctcatcctcctcaacaggactggcagcaggaggaggaatgggtcgaagacttcgcccccgagggatccgggaaagggagggggaagacgggcccccctcatcaacacagggggaggaaactgtccctacacttccagtccggatgatgggccaagggggaccgggaggagggcaacagtttcagtactggcccttctcctccagtgatctatataactggaggacgcagaacccgcccttttctgaagaccccaagtgtctcatagatctcctggagtccatcatgcatacacaccgccccacttgggatgactgtcatcagctgctcaatactctttttacgacggaggaacgagagcgcatcctcaacgaagcgaggaagaatgtcttgggggataatgggagacccacaactctccaaccggccatagacgaggcttttcccctacgccggcctgattgggatttcgggactgcagaaggtagggagcgtcttcggatctaccgccagactctgatggccggtctccgagcggccgctagaaggcccaccaattttgcaaaagtaaaagcagtcattcaaggggaaaacgaaagcccagccggtttcttagagcgcctctatgaggcataccgtcagtacaccccgattgaccctgaggcggacctccaccggtctgctgtggtactctcattcattaatcaggcagccccagacattaggagaaaactcaataaacaggaaaacttaggggagatgactataagggaaatgctacaggtagcagaaaaggtctttaccgctagggaaactccagaagaaagggaggaaagacagagaaaggaagacagggaagcccaggagaaattgagaaaggaggaccgggagttccaggctaaggaaaaccgaaagcaacagagagaaatggctcgtattttcctagcgggtgtccgggaccaacccagaggagggggccacgccaggaccccggataaggaacactgtttttactgtaaggaaacggggcattggaagagagaatgtcctaagttaaagggaagaagagggtttggaaggagaccgggggaaaacagggaaagggaacgagcagtagagcaggccagagtcctcctagccggagaagaggactgaaggagacggggctcagaccccctccccgagtcctgggtaacaatgcatgtggaggggaagccgatggggttcatggtggataccggcgcccaatattcggttttaaacaaggcacatggacctttgaacaaggcacgaacaagtgttgttcagggggccaccggtacgcagttatgtacatggactaccaaaagaaaggtgaacttaggaaaacaccaggtcacacactccttcttggtcgtccctgagagccccgctcccctgctcggacgggacctactcaccaaaataggggcccatatccattttgaaccagatggaataattgtgactgatcgagaagggagcccgattcatgtcttgtccctatcattggctgacgagcatcgtctgtttgagagtcaacaggaaccaggaggggacatgactcattgggtaaaaagatttcccacggcctgggcggagactgcgggaaccggcctcgccaaacacctcccgcccgtagttatacaattgaaggcttctgctctccccattcgggtgaaacagtatcctatgcctgaggaggcccgaagaggcatagcccctcatatccacaggctaataaaggaaggagtactgcgaccttgtcagtctgcctggaatactcctctgctccccgtccgaaagccgggaagcggggactataggcctgtgcaagacctacgaaaggtaaacgagcggacggaggacattcatcccaccgttccaaatccctataccttgctcagccacctacccccctcgcaagtatggtatacaacccttgatttgaaagatgctttcttcagcattccattgtcagaaattagtcagccgctatttgctttcgaatggcaagaagatgggggccaatccggacagctcacttggaccagactgccgcaaggatttaaaaactctcccaccctgtttaatgaggccctgagccaggacctggaaccttttcgtcggagccacccacgagtcactctattacagtatgttgatgacttactgttagcggcagaaacccgagaggagtgcatcaaggctactgaacacctgctaacggaattaggtgagctggggtatcgggcaagtgccaagaaaactcacatctgtaaaaggtcagtgacgtatttgggttatcggattgcagatggggcaaggtggctgactgatgccatgaaacagactattctggctatcccatccccgacatccactagggggatgagagaattcctgggctccgcggggttctgtagactctggattccaggatttgcggaaatagccagacccctatatgaggccaccaaagaagctccagattggagttggggagagagagaacaacaggcctttgatcagctaaaagacgctcttttgcaggcccctgccttagccttgccagatcctacaagaccattcactctgtttgtagatgagaaaaagggggtagccaaaggagtcttgacccaacagctaggtccctggaagagaccagtggcatacttttccaagaaattagacgcagtagcggcaggatggcccccctgcctccgcatcatagcggccattgccgtgctggtgagagaagccgataaactaacctttggacaggccctctgggtaacggcccctcacccggtggagggaatccttaaacaaccccctgggaaatggatgacgaatgccaggctcacccactaccaggggctcttgttggattcccctcggatcacattcacagatcccgtaatcctgaaccctgccaccttgttgcctaacccggaactgcagacacctgtccataactgcaaagaattcctctccgaagttacacaggtacgggctgacctaaaggatacccccctgtccggctgcaaattaaactggtacacggatggaagcagttttttccaagatggagcccgaagggcaggggcagctgtagtcgaccaagaaggaaatacggtatggagcagcgccctcccacccggaacatcagcccaaaaagcggaattaattgccttggcagaggccctggagagggcaaaaggaaagcgagtcaatatctacaccgatagccgctatgctttcggtaccatccatgtccacggggccatctatcgcgaaagaggattccgcacagcagaaggaaaacatctaaagaacctagccgaagtccagcgtctattaatggcagtggaaaaaccgaaggcagtggcagtgatgtatgtcccaggccaccagtctgccaagacgccggaagctgtcggtaacaacagagcagatcaagaagcaaagagagtagcaatggtgagtcctcccatggagacagggcaaccttccacggttgcggcgatagacgtgccggtcccagagctccctccgctacccccccgaccagaatactccacagaggatttcacttggatgagagcccactccccctttagagaaggggaagacggatggaaaagcgacttggaaggcaagttaattctgcctgaaaaactcggacgattcctgttggctaacttacataagtccacccatttggggcggagaaaattactagacttgttgacatctgcgcagctccgatttccgaaccagaccatagcagtccgccaaattgtggaagattgtgccagctgcacaatcatgaaaccaggacgaagggaggggcaccatacag gttga